The following proteins are co-located in the Pedobacter frigiditerrae genome:
- a CDS encoding Xaa-Pro dipeptidyl-peptidase, producing the protein MINTLLPKSKAVIFSLTLFITSFSATAQEKAVPVFKDGEAQIVAAFETPEKWIRHDLWVETTFDTDGDGKLDRMHVSVTRPFQTETEGLKLPVIYETSPYYAGTAGTALGTFWDVKHEVGVKPPVARIHPTVKRTGTRPIISNSLIREWVRRGFIIVHSSSPGTGLSQGSPTVGGINESLAPKAVIEWLSGKDNGYTTPDGNEKVKAFWSTGSVGMTGTSYNGTLPVAAATTGVEGLKAIIPVAPNTSYYNYYRSNGLIRNPGGYLGEDVDVLYDYIHSGAEDKRAYSDKTVRDGEMAKGMDRVTGDYNSFWAGRDYLNAVKPWKAALLMSHGFNDWNVMPEHSYRIYKAVEGKGIPAKIYYHQGGHGGPPPLQMMNRWFTRYLFGIENGVEKEPKAYIVREKEPNTNPTAYADYPNPAAADVKLYLGAGGPSHGTLLTSKLANQSSEKLSDDVSFSGSDLAKAEKSEHRLLYVSPVLKEAIHLSGLAQISVKLASSKPAANFSVWLVALPWSEGTGVKLMDNVITRGWADPQNYKSITKGTPLTPGKFYDLKFNLQPDDQIIPAGKQIALMIFSSDKEFTLWPKAGTEITIDLNGTTLTLPVVGGASALEKAIK; encoded by the coding sequence ATGATCAATACTCTCCTACCTAAAAGCAAGGCAGTTATTTTCTCACTGACCTTATTCATAACTTCTTTTTCGGCCACTGCCCAAGAAAAAGCTGTACCCGTATTTAAAGATGGCGAAGCCCAGATTGTGGCCGCATTTGAAACGCCAGAAAAATGGATACGCCACGATTTATGGGTAGAAACCACATTTGATACAGATGGTGATGGAAAACTCGATCGCATGCATGTAAGCGTAACCCGACCTTTTCAAACTGAAACTGAAGGATTAAAGCTTCCAGTTATATATGAAACAAGTCCTTATTACGCAGGAACAGCTGGTACAGCACTAGGAACATTTTGGGATGTAAAACATGAAGTTGGCGTAAAACCTCCAGTGGCACGTATTCATCCGACAGTAAAACGCACAGGAACCAGACCTATCATTTCTAATTCATTAATTAGAGAATGGGTTAGACGAGGTTTTATCATCGTTCATTCTTCATCTCCTGGAACAGGACTTTCTCAAGGCTCTCCTACTGTTGGTGGCATTAACGAATCATTAGCACCAAAGGCTGTTATAGAATGGTTATCTGGAAAAGATAACGGTTATACAACACCAGACGGAAATGAAAAAGTAAAAGCATTTTGGAGTACCGGAAGCGTTGGCATGACGGGTACTTCCTACAATGGTACATTACCTGTTGCTGCTGCAACTACAGGTGTTGAAGGCTTAAAAGCAATTATCCCAGTTGCACCAAATACTTCTTATTATAACTATTACCGCTCAAACGGCTTAATTAGAAACCCAGGTGGCTATTTAGGTGAAGATGTTGATGTATTGTATGATTATATCCATAGCGGAGCTGAAGACAAAAGAGCTTATTCGGACAAAACTGTAAGAGATGGCGAAATGGCAAAAGGAATGGATCGTGTTACAGGTGATTACAATAGTTTTTGGGCAGGAAGAGATTACCTAAATGCTGTAAAACCGTGGAAAGCCGCTTTATTAATGTCGCACGGCTTTAACGATTGGAACGTAATGCCAGAGCATAGCTATCGCATTTACAAAGCTGTTGAGGGAAAAGGAATTCCTGCAAAAATCTACTATCATCAAGGCGGTCACGGTGGCCCACCCCCATTACAAATGATGAACAGGTGGTTTACTCGTTATTTATTTGGCATTGAAAATGGCGTGGAGAAAGAACCAAAAGCCTATATCGTAAGAGAGAAAGAGCCTAATACAAATCCTACTGCTTATGCAGATTATCCAAATCCAGCAGCGGCTGATGTTAAACTTTATTTGGGTGCTGGCGGACCTAGCCATGGCACCTTATTGACTAGCAAGCTAGCAAATCAATCTTCAGAAAAACTAAGTGACGATGTTTCCTTCTCAGGTAGTGATTTAGCTAAGGCAGAAAAATCAGAACATCGTTTATTATATGTTAGTCCGGTTTTAAAAGAAGCCATTCATTTATCTGGCCTTGCACAAATTAGTGTTAAACTAGCTAGCAGTAAACCAGCAGCAAACTTTTCAGTATGGCTAGTTGCATTGCCTTGGAGTGAAGGAACTGGTGTAAAATTGATGGATAACGTGATCACGCGTGGCTGGGCAGACCCTCAAAACTATAAATCGATAACTAAGGGCACTCCATTAACGCCTGGTAAATTCTACGATTTGAAGTTTAATCTTCAACCAGATGACCAGATTATCCCAGCTGGTAAACAAATTGCATTAATGATTTTCTCTAGCGATAAGGAATTTACGCTTTGGCCTAAAGCTGGTACAGAAATCACCATCGATTTAAATGGTACCACACTTACTTTACCTGTGGTTGGTGGAGCAAGCGCATTGGAAAAAGCCATCAAATAA
- a CDS encoding TonB-dependent receptor domain-containing protein has product MRIILLIISSLFFSTVVFAQKDKEILYSVDFKQANINEIVKDLEAKSDYHFYFNISQLDSLRITVKSDQLTINNLLKKIFEGTNINFAIHDKNIFLIKGKTIDLDLAQGYYVNKLGKEHAGIKKNDSSYLTDERIQFATTANKLYEIGIKTNESKSGTALISGVIREPTTEAPVIGANILIENSEIKAISNQEGFYSLNMPLGKHTLIIKAAGKIDAKRQVMIYGDGKLNIDLKERVLTLKEVQILANKLSSVKNLEMGVSRLDLKTIKKVPSLFGEPDVLRVVLTLPGVQTVGEASTGFNVRGGSTDQNLILLNDATIYNPSHFFGFFSAFNPDIVKDIQLYKSTIPEKFGGRLSSVLEVNNRDGNKKKITGTAGIGIITSRFSIEGPIDSNKTSFILGGRATYSNWLLKLLPEAYENSKASFYDFNLGINHQFDQNNELSIAAYYSKDNFKLNSDTSYNYSNKNASIKWKHIFNDKLNVSFILGTDFYDYSIMSDINPINAYNLKFKINQSNFKTDFNYKLNEKHSLRFGLSSIYYKLNPGEFKPIGSESLVIKDIVQQEQALESAIYFGDEFKVSDKLAVNLGLRYSLYNYLGSYTVNNYAPNLPITVENQISQTSFGKNKPIQTYHGPEMRMSARYNFADDFSIKAAYNTLRQYIHLLSNTTAISPTDIYKLSDPNIKPQFGNQVSLGLYKNYNSQAIETSIEVYYKKLKDYLDYKSGANLIMNHHIETDIISTQGKAYGIEFFVKKNAGKLTGWMSYAYSRTMLKMDNELIGEPINRGEYYPANHDKPHAFNFTGNYAFKQRYSLSLNVTYSTGRPITLPIAKYYYSGSERVFYTDRNAYRIPDYFRTDLAFNIEGNHKIDQTFHNSFTFGLYNLTGRKNAYSTYFTKENGVITGYKLSIFANILPFISYNIKF; this is encoded by the coding sequence ATGCGTATAATTTTACTCATTATATCTTCCTTGTTTTTTTCAACTGTAGTTTTTGCACAAAAAGACAAGGAAATTCTATACAGTGTTGATTTTAAACAAGCAAATATAAACGAGATAGTTAAAGATCTAGAAGCAAAAAGCGACTACCATTTTTATTTTAATATTTCACAATTAGATAGTTTAAGAATCACGGTCAAATCAGATCAACTTACCATTAATAATTTATTAAAAAAGATATTTGAGGGAACGAATATCAATTTTGCTATTCATGATAAAAATATCTTTTTAATTAAGGGTAAAACAATCGATTTAGATCTAGCACAAGGTTATTACGTAAATAAGCTAGGCAAAGAACATGCTGGCATAAAAAAAAATGATTCAAGCTATCTGACAGATGAAAGAATACAATTCGCCACAACGGCAAACAAATTGTATGAAATAGGAATTAAGACGAATGAATCTAAATCTGGCACAGCTTTGATAAGTGGTGTTATTCGTGAGCCAACAACAGAGGCACCAGTAATAGGTGCCAACATCTTGATAGAAAATTCTGAAATTAAAGCAATATCAAATCAAGAGGGCTTTTATTCGTTAAATATGCCTTTAGGGAAACACACTTTGATTATAAAGGCAGCTGGTAAAATCGATGCCAAACGCCAAGTTATGATTTATGGTGATGGAAAATTGAATATTGATTTAAAAGAGAGGGTTTTAACCTTAAAAGAGGTGCAGATTTTAGCCAATAAATTATCTAGTGTTAAAAATCTGGAAATGGGAGTGAGCCGATTAGATTTGAAAACCATCAAAAAAGTGCCTTCATTATTTGGTGAGCCTGATGTTTTGAGAGTAGTATTAACTTTACCAGGCGTTCAAACAGTTGGAGAGGCTAGTACGGGTTTTAATGTTAGAGGTGGTTCTACAGATCAGAATTTAATTTTACTTAATGATGCAACAATTTATAATCCTTCTCATTTCTTTGGTTTTTTCTCTGCTTTTAACCCTGATATAGTAAAAGATATTCAATTGTATAAAAGCACAATTCCAGAGAAATTCGGGGGTCGACTTTCATCAGTTTTAGAAGTAAACAACCGAGACGGAAACAAGAAAAAAATTACAGGAACAGCCGGTATAGGTATAATTACGAGTAGATTTAGTATAGAGGGGCCTATAGATAGTAACAAAACATCTTTTATCTTAGGCGGTAGGGCAACCTATTCAAATTGGTTGTTGAAACTTCTTCCAGAGGCTTATGAAAACAGTAAAGCATCATTTTATGACTTCAATTTAGGGATAAATCATCAATTTGATCAAAACAATGAACTGTCTATTGCGGCATATTATAGCAAAGATAATTTTAAGTTAAACAGCGATACCAGTTATAATTACAGTAATAAAAATGCATCTATTAAGTGGAAGCATATTTTTAATGACAAATTAAATGTCTCATTTATTTTGGGAACTGACTTTTATGATTATAGCATAATGAGCGATATAAATCCTATTAATGCCTATAATTTGAAGTTTAAAATTAATCAATCAAATTTTAAAACCGATTTTAATTATAAATTAAATGAGAAACATAGTTTAAGATTTGGACTATCATCAATTTATTACAAATTGAATCCAGGAGAATTTAAACCAATAGGTTCGGAGTCTTTAGTGATTAAAGATATAGTTCAGCAAGAACAGGCATTAGAAAGTGCCATTTATTTTGGTGACGAATTTAAGGTAAGCGATAAGTTAGCTGTAAACCTTGGGCTAAGGTATTCTTTGTATAATTATTTAGGTAGTTACACTGTAAATAATTATGCTCCAAATTTGCCAATTACTGTAGAAAACCAGATTTCACAAACCAGCTTTGGAAAAAATAAACCAATTCAAACCTATCATGGCCCTGAAATGAGAATGTCTGCTAGGTATAACTTTGCTGATGACTTTTCAATAAAAGCGGCATATAATACACTTAGACAATATATTCATTTACTTTCCAATACAACCGCCATCTCACCTACTGATATTTATAAATTAAGTGATCCAAATATTAAACCACAATTTGGAAACCAAGTTTCATTAGGTCTGTACAAAAATTATAATAGCCAAGCAATTGAAACCTCTATTGAGGTTTATTATAAAAAATTAAAAGATTATTTAGACTACAAAAGTGGTGCAAACTTAATAATGAACCATCATATTGAAACTGACATTATTAGTACCCAAGGAAAAGCATATGGTATAGAGTTTTTCGTAAAGAAAAATGCAGGTAAATTAACTGGATGGATGAGCTATGCTTATTCAAGAACAATGTTAAAAATGGATAATGAATTAATTGGCGAACCGATTAACAGGGGAGAATATTATCCAGCAAATCATGATAAACCTCATGCATTTAATTTTACAGGTAACTATGCATTTAAACAACGTTATAGTCTTTCGTTAAATGTAACCTATAGCACTGGAAGACCAATTACACTCCCTATAGCTAAATATTACTATTCTGGTAGTGAAAGGGTATTTTATACTGATAGAAATGCATATAGAATTCCAGATTATTTTAGAACAGATTTGGCATTTAATATTGAGGGGAATCATAAAATAGATCAAACCTTTCATAATTCATTTACCTTTGGTTTGTATAATTTAACAGGAAGAAAAAATGCTTACTCTACTTATTTTACAAAAGAAAACGGTGTAATAACAGGATATAAACTATCCATATTTGCTAATATTTTACCATTTATAAGTTACAATATTAAATTTTAG
- a CDS encoding DUF4249 domain-containing protein yields MKKTNINLHINESWVNNFPKWKTYLPIFALFLLLSSCKENFNPVVASVNTNILVVEGIINTGADSTIINLSRTVLVSQKTTAKPETGATVTVESESNQVYPLPELSTKKGTYGSLPLNLDPNKKYRLRIRTTNGTVYLSDFVETKISPVIDVLGYDADVTKGLQIYVNTKDQADKTRYYRWEYEETWIFYAAYQSVLIWDGKNVVFRDPANSIYQCWGNTKSSTIVLGSSVKLDKDVIFKQPIVLNPSTSEKFTERYSILVKQYALTKEAYDFWQNLKKNTESLGSIFDAQPSQLTGNIHNQTNPLEPVIGFISAGTIQKQRIYITKGELPGFNKPLNADCNAAVVEPLTPFDFPLYFQSGFTIPISFSGTGVLASGKECVDCTLRGTNKKPAFWQ; encoded by the coding sequence ATGAAGAAGACTAACATTAATTTACATATAAATGAAAGCTGGGTAAACAATTTCCCTAAGTGGAAAACATACCTCCCAATATTTGCTTTGTTTTTGTTATTAAGCAGTTGCAAAGAGAATTTTAACCCTGTTGTAGCTTCTGTAAATACTAATATTTTAGTGGTAGAAGGTATAATTAATACTGGCGCAGATTCTACTATAATAAATTTGAGCAGAACTGTTTTAGTATCACAAAAAACAACTGCCAAACCAGAAACTGGTGCAACAGTAACAGTAGAAAGCGAATCTAATCAGGTATATCCATTACCAGAATTGTCAACAAAAAAGGGAACTTACGGAAGTTTGCCTTTAAATCTGGATCCCAATAAAAAATATAGACTTAGAATTAGAACTACAAATGGGACTGTTTATTTATCTGATTTTGTGGAAACTAAAATATCTCCTGTAATTGATGTTTTAGGGTATGATGCAGATGTTACTAAAGGACTGCAGATTTATGTAAATACAAAAGATCAAGCCGACAAAACGCGATATTACAGATGGGAGTATGAAGAAACCTGGATATTCTATGCAGCATACCAATCTGTTTTAATATGGGATGGAAAGAATGTAGTGTTTAGAGATCCTGCTAATTCTATTTACCAATGTTGGGGTAATACAAAATCTAGCACGATAGTTCTCGGATCTTCTGTAAAACTTGATAAGGATGTTATTTTTAAGCAACCAATAGTGCTTAATCCATCAACTTCAGAGAAATTTACAGAAAGGTATAGCATTTTGGTTAAACAGTATGCACTGACTAAAGAAGCTTATGATTTTTGGCAAAACCTAAAAAAAAATACAGAATCCTTAGGTTCTATCTTTGATGCGCAACCATCTCAATTGACTGGAAATATTCATAATCAAACTAATCCTTTAGAACCAGTTATAGGATTTATAAGTGCTGGGACAATTCAAAAACAAAGAATATACATCACAAAAGGAGAACTGCCAGGTTTTAATAAACCGTTGAATGCGGATTGTAATGCTGCTGTTGTAGAGCCATTAACACCATTTGACTTTCCTCTTTATTTTCAATCTGGGTTTACTATACCAATAAGTTTTAGTGGTACAGGTGTGTTGGCATCCGGTAAGGAATGTGTAGACTGTACTTTAAGGGGAACAAATAAAAAACCTGCCTTTTGGCAATAA
- a CDS encoding two-component regulator propeller domain-containing protein, whose product MKLNIKWFISFYLFISFACISDTTLAQQLNSRFETLGIDDGLPHSSVYGIYQDKKGFMWFATPDGLSRYDGSTLQNFKYEAKNENDVVNNYVRDGLFEDKKGNIWYSNESGIYKWNGLIEVVERIKSFDNAEFGNSGFKCLFMENDETLVIINVIKGVFEFNTRTLTLKSYPIPFKIDYNKVVFTQSICDTKGNVWLRLLSKNEPYILFDRKTHLYSYQYIKDPPESIFFEKDRTILTYKDRVVFKSINDNSERVVEKKIKGKAINFFSVYHIKDFYGREWFTSRGDGLFYYDTKNDQWHNYHHDNSILKSLPFDITTCFFIDRNNNLWIGFDGGGVAKLDLKEPKFNLFPLSVGDYPALKDYFIKCFYEDKQQNIWFGTHSSGLNIYNPKTGELKNFKHKEGDVLSLPGDIVSTITKDNKGQIWVGSSGGISRFDPIKKQFHTIKIDYNIPIFPKLNVFVFQIIMLKNGAMLAATMNGLVKIVRENGVYKGYALRNENYLISTAVDIIEMEDQTLFIALSGNGLYHLKPSGSSYTKLNMYLPKIDLRSISIDEKDKDFLWIGTGKGLVHFDTRSGKHKTWNQKNKMPNSYVYGTLEEENHNLWISTNKGLSYFNRQTNTFENYSYLDGLQSNEFNTRSFYKSSTGNFYFGGIKGFNWFKPGKKTLASSNPVAAITKIEVNNVAFKKTLPYFSEEDISVSYNLNDFNFYFAALDYTLPEANKLKYQLEGWDQDWILTYNKSVRYANLPPGNYVFKIKASNTYGVWSEVEKVLITIKAPFWQRPWFYVLLGIFILGTIVYVTFQVSQVKIRRKLRFLEREHAITSERNRISRDMHDEIGSGLTHIALLSELIQTQEEASLSVQKDVKGISTAARKLLESINEIIWALNPQNDTLESLLAYTREQMQQNFEPFKLQLFIDFPDEIPEIKLTNEQRRNLYLVIKEALNNALKHANATEITLSCSIVENMLFFDVQDNGIGFITSTTKVSNNGFKNMRKRMDDIGGEITWLNNNKGLCVHFTFSSKH is encoded by the coding sequence ATGAAGCTAAATATAAAATGGTTCATTAGCTTCTATCTATTTATCTCATTTGCTTGTATTAGCGATACCACTTTAGCTCAGCAACTTAATTCTCGTTTTGAAACCCTTGGAATAGATGATGGATTACCCCATAGTTCGGTTTATGGTATTTATCAGGATAAAAAAGGTTTCATGTGGTTCGCCACACCAGATGGGCTATCTCGTTATGACGGGAGTACGCTGCAAAATTTCAAGTATGAAGCAAAAAATGAAAATGATGTAGTGAACAACTATGTAAGGGATGGTTTATTTGAAGATAAAAAAGGAAATATTTGGTATAGCAATGAAAGTGGCATTTATAAATGGAATGGACTAATCGAGGTTGTTGAAAGAATCAAATCCTTTGATAATGCTGAATTTGGAAATAGTGGTTTCAAATGCCTGTTTATGGAGAATGACGAAACTTTGGTTATTATAAATGTAATTAAAGGGGTTTTTGAATTTAATACCAGAACATTAACATTAAAATCATATCCTATTCCTTTTAAAATAGATTATAACAAAGTGGTTTTTACACAATCTATTTGTGATACTAAAGGCAATGTATGGTTAAGGTTATTGTCTAAAAACGAACCATATATCCTGTTTGATCGCAAAACACATCTTTATTCCTATCAATATATAAAAGACCCACCAGAAAGCATCTTTTTTGAAAAGGACAGAACAATTTTAACTTATAAAGACCGTGTTGTATTTAAATCCATAAATGATAATAGCGAACGTGTTGTTGAGAAGAAAATAAAAGGGAAAGCAATTAACTTTTTCTCAGTTTATCATATTAAAGATTTTTATGGAAGAGAATGGTTCACTTCAAGAGGCGATGGTTTATTTTATTATGACACCAAAAATGATCAATGGCATAATTATCATCATGATAATTCTATTTTAAAATCATTGCCATTTGATATTACTACTTGCTTTTTTATTGATAGAAACAATAATTTATGGATTGGTTTTGATGGAGGTGGAGTAGCAAAATTAGATTTAAAAGAACCTAAATTTAATTTGTTTCCATTATCCGTAGGGGATTACCCAGCTCTAAAAGATTATTTTATAAAGTGTTTTTATGAAGATAAGCAACAAAATATATGGTTTGGAACCCATAGCAGTGGATTAAACATTTACAATCCTAAAACTGGAGAACTAAAAAACTTTAAACACAAAGAAGGCGATGTGCTTAGCTTACCAGGTGATATTGTAAGTACGATTACAAAAGATAATAAAGGCCAAATATGGGTTGGGAGTAGTGGGGGAATCAGTAGATTTGATCCTATAAAAAAACAATTTCATACCATTAAAATTGATTACAATATTCCCATTTTCCCTAAACTAAATGTTTTTGTTTTTCAGATAATTATGCTAAAAAATGGAGCGATGTTAGCTGCAACGATGAATGGATTAGTTAAGATTGTTCGAGAAAATGGAGTTTATAAAGGTTATGCCCTCCGAAATGAAAACTATTTAATAAGTACCGCTGTCGATATCATAGAAATGGAAGACCAAACTTTATTTATTGCATTATCTGGTAATGGTCTTTATCATCTTAAACCTTCAGGCTCTTCCTATACTAAATTGAATATGTATTTACCTAAAATAGATTTAAGGAGTATTAGTATAGATGAAAAGGACAAAGATTTTTTATGGATTGGGACAGGAAAAGGACTAGTTCATTTTGATACACGCTCTGGAAAGCACAAAACCTGGAATCAAAAGAATAAAATGCCAAATTCTTACGTTTATGGGACATTAGAGGAAGAAAATCATAATTTATGGATAAGTACCAATAAGGGATTATCTTATTTTAATCGTCAAACTAATACTTTCGAGAATTACTCTTATTTAGATGGTTTACAAAGCAATGAGTTTAATACACGTTCATTTTATAAAAGCAGCACTGGTAATTTTTATTTTGGCGGTATTAAGGGTTTTAATTGGTTCAAGCCAGGTAAAAAAACATTAGCATCAAGTAATCCTGTTGCTGCAATTACTAAAATAGAAGTAAATAATGTAGCTTTTAAAAAGACTTTACCATACTTTTCGGAAGAAGATATTAGTGTTAGTTACAACTTAAATGATTTCAATTTTTATTTTGCAGCATTGGATTATACCTTGCCTGAAGCTAATAAACTCAAGTATCAACTAGAAGGGTGGGATCAAGATTGGATATTGACTTATAATAAATCTGTACGGTATGCTAATTTACCACCTGGCAATTATGTGTTTAAGATAAAGGCATCAAACACCTATGGCGTTTGGAGTGAGGTAGAAAAAGTCTTGATAACCATTAAAGCACCGTTTTGGCAGAGGCCTTGGTTTTATGTTTTATTAGGAATTTTTATATTGGGTACAATTGTGTATGTTACATTTCAAGTGTCGCAGGTTAAAATTAGAAGGAAACTACGTTTTCTTGAAAGGGAGCATGCGATTACTTCAGAGCGAAATCGAATCAGCAGGGATATGCATGATGAAATTGGAAGTGGTTTGACACATATCGCATTATTGAGCGAACTCATTCAAACACAAGAAGAAGCCTCCCTTTCTGTTCAGAAAGATGTTAAAGGTATTTCTACTGCAGCCAGAAAACTGCTGGAAAGCATTAATGAAATTATTTGGGCTTTAAATCCTCAAAATGACACATTGGAAAGCTTATTGGCTTATACCAGAGAGCAAATGCAGCAGAATTTTGAACCATTTAAATTGCAGTTGTTTATTGATTTTCCAGATGAAATTCCAGAAATTAAGTTAACTAATGAGCAGCGAAGAAATTTATATCTAGTTATAAAAGAAGCCCTTAACAATGCACTAAAACACGCAAATGCAACTGAGATTACATTGAGTTGTAGCATTGTAGAGAATATGTTGTTTTTTGATGTGCAAGATAATGGAATTGGCTTCATCACATCGACAACCAAAGTTTCGAATAATGGATTTAAAAATATGCGTAAACGTATGGATGACATTGGTGGAGAGATAACTTGGCTTAACAACAATAAAGGCTTATGTGTCCATTTTACTTTTTCTAGCAAGCACTAG
- a CDS encoding response regulator transcription factor, with amino-acid sequence MVPIVIIEDDEKIRNYLSALLAGSGEFNLKASFVTAEEAINYFECGLGYDIEIVLTDIQLPEKSGIDFITWLKPFRPEVQFMVLSIYDDAERVFKALQAGASGYVLKNMPASKLIESLIDLRKGGSPMSSQIARKVVMAFQNQAPYIDAKEQLSPRENEVLLWLSKGFSYQEIGDKLFISIDTVRTHIRNTYEKLHVKNKKEALRKTGYQ; translated from the coding sequence ATGGTGCCAATTGTAATTATAGAAGACGATGAGAAGATAAGGAACTACCTATCGGCATTATTAGCAGGCAGTGGAGAGTTTAATCTAAAAGCATCTTTTGTAACTGCCGAAGAAGCCATTAACTATTTTGAGTGTGGATTAGGCTATGATATTGAAATTGTTTTAACTGATATTCAACTGCCAGAGAAGTCGGGCATTGATTTTATTACGTGGTTAAAGCCTTTTCGTCCAGAGGTTCAGTTTATGGTGTTAAGCATTTATGATGATGCCGAAAGGGTATTTAAAGCACTGCAAGCGGGTGCTTCTGGTTACGTACTTAAAAATATGCCAGCTTCAAAATTAATAGAATCCTTAATTGATTTACGAAAAGGCGGAAGTCCGATGAGTAGCCAGATTGCTCGTAAAGTAGTGATGGCTTTTCAGAACCAAGCTCCTTACATTGATGCAAAAGAACAATTGAGCCCACGAGAAAATGAAGTGTTGTTATGGTTAAGTAAGGGTTTTAGCTATCAAGAAATAGGAGATAAGTTGTTTATTTCTATTGATACCGTGCGTACCCATATTAGAAATACTTATGAGAAACTTCATGTAAAGAATAAAAAAGAGGCATTGCGCAAAACAGGTTATCAATAA